One window of Brachybacterium ginsengisoli genomic DNA carries:
- a CDS encoding TetR/AcrR family transcriptional regulator: MGRPAAFDRAEAVRAARDVFWSEGYETASMASLQQATGLSASSLYHAFGSKRGLFDAAIEDYLDQVVRPGLVPLTGPEVAPGALVAYFRAARERFADPSGRTVVDGCLLVNTACAGVARDGGVAEVVRAYRAELQAAFSRGVQARNPHQTPAQRERLVETCVSLLISALAMTRVDTGAALAALDAALSHLENEDTP; this comes from the coding sequence ATGGGGCGACCCGCCGCCTTCGACCGCGCCGAGGCCGTGCGCGCGGCGCGCGACGTGTTCTGGAGCGAGGGCTACGAGACCGCCTCCATGGCCTCGCTCCAGCAGGCCACCGGCCTCAGCGCGAGCAGCCTCTACCACGCCTTCGGCTCCAAGCGCGGGCTGTTCGACGCCGCGATCGAGGACTACCTCGACCAGGTGGTGCGACCCGGCCTCGTCCCGCTCACCGGCCCCGAGGTCGCCCCCGGCGCCCTCGTCGCCTATTTCCGTGCGGCGCGCGAGCGCTTCGCGGATCCGTCCGGCCGCACCGTCGTCGACGGCTGCCTGCTGGTGAACACCGCCTGCGCCGGGGTCGCCCGGGACGGCGGGGTCGCCGAGGTGGTGCGCGCCTACCGCGCCGAGCTGCAGGCCGCGTTCTCGCGCGGCGTGCAGGCCCGGAATCCCCACCAGACGCCCGCACAGCGCGAGCGTCTGGTCGAGACCTGCGTGTCGCTGCTGATCAGCGCGCTGGCCATGACCCGGGTGGACACCGGAGCGGCGCTCGCCGCCCTCGATGCCGCCCTCTCCCATCTCGAGAACGAGGACACCCCATGA
- a CDS encoding organic hydroperoxide resistance protein: MKPLYTTEALATGGGRDGHVDVVDSSLALDLAVPTAMGGSGAGANPEQLFAAGYAACFHSALLSVARSQKVAIDGSSVGARVTIGSEDAGGFSLAVELEVVVPDLDHDTAQALADAAHQVCPYSNATRGNIPVTVTVSDD, from the coding sequence ATGAAGCCCCTCTACACCACCGAGGCCCTCGCCACCGGCGGCGGCCGCGACGGCCACGTCGACGTCGTCGACTCCTCCCTCGCCCTGGACCTCGCGGTCCCGACGGCGATGGGTGGCAGCGGCGCAGGCGCGAACCCCGAGCAGCTCTTCGCCGCCGGGTACGCGGCCTGCTTCCACTCCGCGCTGCTGTCCGTCGCCCGCTCGCAGAAGGTCGCGATCGACGGCTCGAGCGTCGGCGCCCGCGTGACCATCGGCTCCGAGGACGCCGGCGGCTTCTCGCTCGCCGTCGAGCTCGAGGTCGTCGTGCCCGATCTCGATCACGACACCGCCCAGGCCCTCGCCGACGCCGCCCACCAGGTGTGCCCCTACTCCAACGCCACCCGCGGCAACATCCCGGTGACGGTCACCGTCTCCGACGACTGA
- a CDS encoding DUF1304 family protein codes for MVILGSVLALAAAALHVLIFALESLLWGTPRAQAVFGEQSPQEVTATRAMAFNQGFYNLLLAVLAALGAVLLLAGTTAVGASLALAGTGSMLAAALVLLLSSPAHRAAATKQGTLPLLAVLALVVGLAL; via the coding sequence GTGGTCATCCTCGGATCCGTGCTCGCCCTGGCGGCGGCCGCCCTGCACGTGCTGATCTTCGCCCTGGAGTCCCTGCTCTGGGGTACTCCGCGCGCCCAGGCCGTCTTCGGCGAGCAGAGCCCGCAGGAGGTCACGGCCACCCGCGCGATGGCGTTCAACCAGGGCTTCTACAACCTGCTCCTCGCCGTGCTGGCGGCGCTCGGCGCCGTGCTGCTGCTCGCGGGCACCACGGCCGTCGGGGCGTCGCTGGCCCTCGCCGGCACCGGCAGCATGCTCGCCGCGGCGCTGGTGCTGCTGCTCTCCTCCCCCGCGCACCGCGCGGCGGCGACCAAACAGGGCACGCTCCCGCTGCTCGCGGTCCTCGCCCTGGTGGTGGGCCTGGCTCTCTGA
- a CDS encoding zinc-binding dehydrogenase — translation MRSVSYTEFGEPANVLTTLEADTPTPGAGEVLLRLALSPIHHHDLWTIRGTYGVRPELPAVPGSEAVAVVERLGEGVDSVAVGDRVAATATPGTWSELFLAPATSLLPLPAELPDEAAAQLVAMPFSALSLLEHLDLAPGQVLVQNAATGAVGRLVAQFARARDLRVISLVRRSSGIEELAAQGIGDVVATDQEDWEEQARTLIGDAHVAAGLDSVGGEAASQVLSLLGQGGRLVVFGAMGGTTMALPSGPIIFRDLKVEGFWGAQVSAAMSTETRRRLIGEIIARLLSGEVTLPTAGVFGLDEVVAAVDATLTDGRQGKVLLRA, via the coding sequence ATGCGCAGCGTGTCCTACACCGAGTTCGGCGAGCCGGCCAATGTCCTGACGACCCTCGAGGCCGACACCCCCACCCCCGGAGCCGGCGAGGTGCTGCTCCGCCTCGCGCTCAGCCCGATTCACCACCACGACCTGTGGACGATCCGCGGCACCTACGGCGTGCGCCCCGAGCTGCCCGCCGTCCCGGGCAGCGAGGCCGTGGCCGTCGTCGAGCGGCTCGGCGAGGGCGTCGACTCCGTCGCCGTCGGCGACCGCGTGGCCGCCACCGCGACCCCCGGCACCTGGTCCGAGCTGTTCCTCGCCCCCGCCACCTCGCTGCTCCCCCTCCCCGCGGAGCTGCCCGACGAGGCTGCCGCCCAGCTCGTCGCCATGCCCTTCAGCGCCCTGTCCCTGCTGGAGCACCTCGACCTCGCCCCCGGCCAGGTGCTCGTGCAGAACGCGGCGACCGGCGCCGTCGGCCGACTGGTCGCCCAATTCGCCCGCGCCCGCGACCTGCGCGTGATCAGCCTGGTGCGCCGCAGCAGCGGCATCGAGGAGCTCGCGGCACAGGGCATCGGAGACGTCGTCGCCACCGACCAGGAGGACTGGGAGGAGCAGGCCCGCACCCTGATCGGCGACGCGCACGTCGCGGCCGGCCTCGACTCCGTGGGCGGCGAGGCCGCCTCCCAGGTGCTCTCCCTGCTGGGCCAGGGCGGACGTCTGGTCGTCTTCGGCGCGATGGGCGGCACCACCATGGCGCTCCCCTCCGGACCGATCATCTTCCGCGATCTGAAGGTCGAGGGCTTCTGGGGCGCCCAGGTCTCCGCCGCGATGAGCACCGAGACCCGTCGGCGCCTGATCGGCGAGATCATCGCCCGCCTGCTCTCCGGCGAGGTCACCCTGCCCACCGCCGGCGTCTTCGGCCTCGACGAGGTCGTCGCCGCCGTGGACGCGACCCTCACGGACGGCCGTCAGGGCAAGGTCCTGCTGCGCGCCTGA
- a CDS encoding pyridoxal phosphate-dependent aminotransferase yields MIFTQSSKLRDVCYEIRGPVPAEAARMESEGHKIIKLNIGNPAPFGFEAPDEILVDMIRTLPTAQGYSDSKGIVSARRAVAQYYQTKGMPGMELDDIYLGNGVSELIQMVCQALVDDGDEVLVPAPDYPLWTASVALAGGRAVHYRCDEEQQWWPDVSDIADRITPRTKAIVVINPNNPTGAVYPEHVLREIVEVARKHGLMILADEIYDKILYDDAVHHHIAKLAPDLLTITFNGLSKAYRVAGFRAGWMALYGPKDHATSFIEGLDVLSNMRLCPNVPAQHVIATALGGRQSVQELLLPGGRLREQRDVAYEGLSAIDGVSVVKAQGALYMFPRIDREMYRIDDDEQFAYDLLRSKKLLVNHGTGFNYPEPDHLRLVTLPPADILADAVDRIADHLASIRR; encoded by the coding sequence ATGATCTTCACCCAGTCCTCGAAGCTGCGCGACGTGTGCTACGAGATCCGAGGACCGGTGCCCGCAGAGGCCGCTCGGATGGAGTCCGAGGGGCACAAGATCATCAAGCTGAACATCGGCAACCCCGCCCCGTTCGGCTTCGAGGCGCCCGACGAGATCCTCGTGGACATGATCCGCACCCTGCCCACCGCGCAGGGCTACTCCGACTCCAAGGGGATCGTCTCCGCGCGTCGGGCGGTCGCGCAGTACTACCAGACCAAGGGCATGCCGGGGATGGAGCTGGATGACATCTACCTCGGCAACGGCGTCTCCGAGCTGATCCAGATGGTGTGCCAGGCGCTCGTGGACGACGGCGACGAGGTGCTGGTCCCCGCGCCGGACTATCCGCTGTGGACGGCCTCCGTGGCGCTCGCCGGCGGTCGCGCGGTGCACTACCGCTGCGACGAGGAGCAGCAGTGGTGGCCGGACGTCTCGGACATCGCCGACAGGATCACCCCGCGCACCAAGGCCATCGTGGTCATCAACCCCAACAACCCCACGGGTGCGGTCTACCCCGAGCACGTGCTGCGCGAGATCGTCGAGGTCGCCCGCAAGCACGGGCTGATGATCCTGGCCGACGAGATCTACGACAAGATCCTCTACGACGACGCGGTCCACCATCACATCGCGAAGCTCGCGCCGGACCTGCTGACGATCACCTTCAACGGCCTGTCCAAGGCCTATCGGGTGGCCGGGTTCCGGGCCGGATGGATGGCCCTGTACGGGCCCAAGGATCACGCGACGAGCTTCATCGAGGGACTCGACGTGCTCTCGAACATGCGCCTGTGCCCCAACGTCCCCGCCCAGCACGTGATCGCCACCGCCCTGGGCGGCCGGCAGAGCGTGCAGGAGCTGCTGCTGCCCGGCGGGCGCCTGCGCGAGCAGCGCGATGTCGCCTATGAGGGGCTCAGCGCGATCGACGGGGTCAGCGTGGTCAAGGCGCAGGGCGCCCTGTACATGTTCCCGCGCATCGACCGGGAGATGTACCGCATCGACGACGACGAGCAGTTCGCCTACGACCTGCTGCGCTCGAAGAAGCTGCTGGTCAACCACGGCACGGGCTTCAACTATCCCGAGCCCGACCACCTGCGCCTGGTGACCCTGCCGCCGGCGGACATTCTGGCGGACGCGGTGGACCGCATCGCCGACCACCTCGCCTCGATCCGCCGCTGA